The Actinoplanes sp. N902-109 genomic interval GTCACTTCGCGGCGGCAATGACCCTGGTCAGCGCGGCGTGCAGGGACTTCAGCTCGTCGAGGGGCAGGCCCAGCCGGTCCACCACGGCGGGCGGGATCCTCAGCGCTTCCTCGCGCAGGGCCTGCCCCTTGGGCGTGAGCGTCACGGCAAGGCTGCGCTCGTCGTTCTGGTCGCGTTCCCGGCGGAGGTAGCCGATCGATTCCAGCCGCTTCAGCAATGGTGAGAGGGTGCCCGGATCCAATTGCAGCAGCGCGCTCAATTTTCGTACGGACAACGGGGCGTGCTGCCACAACGCGAGCATGACCAGGTATTGGGGGTGGGTCAGCCCCATCGGCTCGAGCAGCGGCCGGTAGACCGCCACCACGCCGCGCGCCGCCACCGACAGGGCGAAGCAGACCTGTTGTTCCAGTTCCAGGGGGTCGATGTCGACCGCGTCACTCATGTCTTGGTTCTCCTCCGCTGCGCACGCTACTCTAGCAACCGTTGGTGCACCAACCATTGGTGTGGCAATCAACGTGGGTGGCAATCGACGTGGGTGGCAATCGACTGGCGTGGCGATCGGTGCGGGAGGGACGGGTCATGGCGAAGGATGTCCGCGAGGGCGGATTCCTCTGGAACTGGATCTACAAGTACTGGGCCGGCCCCGCGTCGGTGAACGGCGCCATCGAGGGCGTCACGCAGGAGGCCCGCGACGCCTGGAAGCGGGACCTCGAGGAGCGCAAGCGCTACAGCCGCGAGCAACGCGCTCGCAAGCAAGCGGCCCGGAGAGGCTGATCCCGCCACCCTGACCGGCTAGGGTCGCGGCGTGCCCGCATCTGATTACGTCAAGGACCTGCGCGCCAAGGTCGGCCACGAACTGATCATGTTCCCCTCGGTCAGCGCGGTGGTCCTCAACGACCGCGGCGAGATCCTGCTCGGTCAGCGCAGCGACAACCTTCGCTGGTCGCTGCCCGCGGGCCTGATGGACCCCGGCGAACAGCCGGCCGAGGCCATCGCCCGCGAGGTCCTGGAGGAAACCGCCGTGCAGATCACGGTGGAACGCCTGGCCGGCGTGGTGCTGCACGAGGTCGTCTACGGGAACGGCGACCGGTGCCACATGGTCAACATGTGGTTCCGCTGCCACGCGCTCGGTGGCGAAGCCCGCGTCAACGACTCCGAGTCGGTCGCGGTGGGCTGGTTCGCCCTGGACGCCCTGCCCCCGGATCTGAACCCCTTCTCCCACCACCGCATCCGCACCGCCCTCGACGACACCCTCCCCGCCTGGTTCGCCCAGCCCGGCGAGCTCCCACCCGGCATCGCCCAGCCCGCCGGCACCTGACCCGCCCGCGCGCGACGGCACGGTCCCGCGCCCAGCCGGGCCGTCCGCACTCGGCGTCCGCGCTCGGGGCCGTCCGCGTCCGGACCGCCTGCGCGCGAGACCGCCGGCACGCGGGACCGCCGGCACGCGGGACCGCCGGCACGCGAGGCCGCTCGCACGCGGACCGCCCGCGCCCGTCGAGGTGGCCGGGTCAGCTGAGCCAGCCGGGCCGGATCAGCCCCGCCTCGTACGCGAGGACGACCAGCTGAGCGCGATCGCGGGCACCGAGCTTGAGCATCGTCCGGCTGACGTGGGTCTTCGCCGTGGCCGGACTGATCACCAGCCGGGCGGCGATCTCGTCGTTGGACAGGCCCTCGCCGACCAGCACCATCACCTCGCGCTCGCGGTCGGTGAGCTGGCCGAGCCGCTGCTCGATGCCGGCCGGCGGGGTGGCGGAACGCCCGCGCGCACCGGGGGTGGCGAACTCGCCGATCACCCGCCGGGTCACGCTGGGCGACAGCAGCGCATCACCCGCGGCCACGGCCCGGATGCCGCGCAGCAGGTCGACCGGCTCGGTGTCCTTGACCAGGAAGCCCGACGCCCCCGTGCGCAGCGCCTCGAACACGTACTCGTCCAGCTCGAACGTGGTCAGGATGACCACCCGGGTGCCGGCCAGGGTGGCGTCCGCGGCGATCCGGCGGGTGGCCTCCAGCCCGTCGACGCCCGGCATGCGGATGTCCATCAGCACGACATCGGGCAGCGTGCGTACGGCCGCCCGCACCGCTTCCAGCCCGTCCCCGGCCTCGGCCACCACCTCGAGGTCGGGCTCGGCGTCGATCAACGCCCGGAACCCGGCCCGCACCAGCGCCTGGTCGTCAGCGAGCAACACCTTGATCATGCAACCTCCTCACCGTCGCGGCTCGCCCCGGCCGGGTGGCGCCCGGTGGGATCGATGGGCAGCAGCGCCTCGACCAGGTAGCCGCCCTCCGGCCGCGGGCCCGCCCGCAGCGTGCCACCCAGTGTCTCGGCCCGGGCGCGCATGCCGGCGATCCCGGTGCCCGCGCTGCTCCCGTCGTCGGTCGCCGCCGGCCGTGCGGTGCCGTCGTTGCACACGGACAGGCACAGCTCGGCGGGGGTGAAAGCGATCGCGACCCGCACCGAGCTCGCGAGGGCGTGGCGGCGGACATTGGTGAGGGCCTCCTGCACGATGCGATAGGCCGCGCGGTCGACCTCGGACGGCAGGGGCCTCCGCTCCCCGGTGATGTCGACTGTGACGGGGAATCCGGCGTCCGAGGTGAGATCGGAGAGCCGGTCGAGGCCCAGAGCGGGTTGCCGGGGCGCCGCCTCCTGGTCGGGGCGCAGGGCATCGAGCACCGCCCGTACCTCGCGCAGGGCCTCGGCGCTGGCCGTCTTGATCGTGGTCAACGCCTCGCGGGCCTGCTCGGGACGGCTTTCCATCAGGTGCAGCCCCACGCCGGCCTGCACGTTGATCAGCGACAGGTGGTGGCCCAGCACGTCGTGCAGCTCCCGGGCGATCCGCAAGCGCTCGTCGGAGGCCTGGCGTTTCTCCTGTTCCTCGTGAGCGCGGGCGCGCTCGGTGGCCGTACGGCTCAGCTCGCGCAGATAGGCCGCACGGGACCGGCTCGCCTCACCGATGAACATGGTCAGCAGCAACCCCAGGGCGGTCAGGATGGCGATGCGCAGGCTGGCGCGCGAGGCCTCGCCGACGCCCAGCGGCTCGGCCAGGAACCACGTGACCGTGAGATAGCCGAGGTAACCGGCGGCTGCGATCGGCGCTGCCGCCCGGCCCCGGCCCGCCTTGACCGCCGCGTGCAGCGCGATCACCGGGGCCACGGCGAACGTCCAGCTCGGCGGCAGCATGGTCGCGTACCCGATGCTGGCAGCCGCGGCGAGGATCAGCACCAGCAGGTGGGCACGGCGGCGCCACATCAGCGCGAGCGGGCCGATGAACAGCAGGACGACGGCTATGACGTCGGCCGGGTGGGCGAGGGCTGCGGCCTCCTTGGCGTTGCCGAACAGATGGAAACCGAGTGCGATGAAGGCGGGCGCCGCGGCCCTGTCGTGCGGCCGGCGGCGCCTGGGTGGGAAAGGCCCGGACGGGTGTCGCCCCGGCGGGAAGGGCCCCGCGGGGAACGGTCCGGACGGGTACGGAGGCACGTCTCGACGCTACGGCACCGCGGACCGGCCGACATCGGCCCCGGACCGTACTACCCCCGACGTAGCCGGGGCCTCCGGCGTACGACCGCTGAGGTAGCTGGGACGCCGGAACTGCGCTCGGTGGCGCGTCCGGAAGTCAGTCCGGGGGCCGACGCCGGGCCGGTCCGGACGCCGGAGCATGGAGGCACACGTCCCAGGAGGTTCCGATGAACGACGCCACCTGGTCCGGGCCCCACCGGCTGCGGACCTCCGACAACGAACGCGAGCAGGTCGCCACGATCCTGCGTGCGGCCATGGCCGAGGGCCGGCTCACCCTGGAGGAGGGCGAGGAGCGGCTGGCCGGTGCCTATGCGGCGACGTTCCGCGACGAGCTCACGCCGTTGACCGCGGACCTGCCGCACGGCGGTCGGCAGGCGTTGCGGGAAACCCCGCAGGCGCGCGCCGCGACACGCCGTGAGGTGCGCCGGCACGTCAGCTTCGTGGCGGTCTTCGCCGCGTTCCTGACCGGCCTGTGGCTGCTGTCCGGGGCGCACTTCTTCTGGCCGGCGATTCCGCTGACCTTCCTGGTCATCGGCCTGGTCAGGCATATCCGGTACGGCCGGACGGGCCATCGCTATCACCATTATCACCGCCTCGCGCCGTGATGTTGATCTCTCCACCATGGAGGCGGCGGTCGTTGCCCACCTTGTGCCCTGATGCGACAGTGGTGCCCCTATGGGGAGGGGTGGGCAACAAGCATGATGGGTCCGTCGCACGCACTGTCGGGCGCGGCCGTCTGGCTCGCGGGAAGCTGGGCCCTCGATTTCTTCGCGGGGTACGAACAGAGCCCGCTGGCCGTGGCCATCGGAACGACGGTGTGCGCGGGTGGCGCGTTGCTGCCCGACCTCGACTTGTCCGGCAAGGTGACCCGCAACCAGGGCGGTGCCACGGTGGCCCGCACGTTCGGCGTGCTGTCGCTGTTCCTGGCGGAGGTGATCGAGAAGATCTCGCTGGGCATCTACACCGCGACAAAGCTGAGCCGCGACCCGCGGCGCAACAACGGGCACCGCACGTTCACCCACACGCTGCCGTTCGCCGCGCTGGTCGGCTGGGGCACGACGAGCCTCGCGACGGCGTACGGGAAATGGGCGGTCGTGGGGATCGTCTTCTTCATGGCCGGGCTCGGGCTGCGGGGTCTGTTCGACGAGTGGGCCGAGCGCGCGGGGTGGGTGATCGTCACGCTGTCGGCTGCGGTGATCGCGTGGTTCACCGCCGCCAACCTGCCCGGCGAGCGCGGTTATCCGATGCTGGGCTTCGCGGTCGCGGTGGGCTGCGTGGTGCATCTGTTCGGTGACATGATCACCAAGAACGGGGTGCCGATCCTGTGGCCGATCCCGATCAACCGCCGGATGTGGCGGATGATCGGGATCCCGAACCGCATCGCGGTGCAGGTGGGCGGCAAGACCGAGACGGTGGTGCTGCGCACGATCTTCACTGTGATCGCGATCCTGGCCGTCGCCGGGATGTTCGCACCCCACGTCTTGCACCAGTTCAACCTCGACAAGATCGCCGCCGAGCCGTAGAGCCGCCCGGCGCCCCGGAGCCGACAGCCGGCAGCCGGCGGCTAGGCGGCCAGGAGCTTGGTGATGTCGAGGTCGGCGTCGCTGGTGAAGTCGGTGGCGGCGCTGACCGGGGCCCAGGTGCGGGTCTCGGTGAGCCAGGCTTGCTCGGCGGCTTCGGTGATCCGGGCGGCGTCCGAGCCCAGCAGCAGACGCTGCGGAAGCTCGGGCAGGTCGGGCAGCTGCACCAGCAGGCGGGCGGCACGGGCCGGGTCGCCGGGCTCCTTGCCGACGGCCTCGGCGCGGTAGCGGTGCATGAAGCCGACGGATTCGCGGTAGTCGGGGCCCGATGCGGCGATGTCCATGGAGGCGCCACCCCAGTCGGTGCGGAACGATCCGGGTTCCACGATGACGGTGCGGATGCCGAGCGGTTCGACCTCCTTGGCCAGGGCCAGCGAGAAGCCTTCGACGCCGAACTTGGCTGCCTGGTAGGCGGCGATGCCCGCGCTGCCGCCCACCCGGCCGCCCACCGAGGAGATCTGCAGCAGCAGGCCGGAGCGCTGGGCGCGGAGCACCGGCAGCGCGGCCCTGGTCACGTTGACCACGCCGAAGAGGTTGGCTTCGATCTGGGCCCGGAAGACGTCGTCGGGCATCTCCTCGACCGGGGCGCTGTCGGCGTAACCGGCGTTGTTGACCACGACGTCGAGGCGGCCGAACTCCTTGACCGCCACGTCGACGGCGGCTCGGGCGGCGGCCGGGTCGGTCACGTCGAGTGCGACGGTGCGCACCTGCGGGCCGTCGAAGGGGAGGTGCGCGGGGCGGCGGGCGGTGGCGACGAGGTTGTCGCCGTTGGCCAGCACGGCGGTGGCGATGGCGCGGCCGAGACCGCGGGAGGCGCCGGTGATGAGCCAGGTCCTGGTGGTCATGAGGGATCTCCTTGAACGGGGGAGACGAGCCGGCGGACCGCTTCGACCACCGCGGCGCGGTGGCCGGCGATGGCGGCCCGGGGCATGGCGGTGGGGCTGCCGGGCATCCAGGCGCTGCTCAGCGCGAGGGTGAAGACCAGCAGGTCGGCGGGGCTGAAGGTGGCCGGCACCGCGCCCTGCTGCTGAGCCGCGGCGATGAGCTGGGCGTTGTGTTCCAGTGAGCTGTTGAGCTCCGCCGGGTTGCGTTTGTCCGCACCCTGTTCCATCCGGTGCCAGGTGGCCAGGCGCAGCTGGTGCGGATGGTCGAGCAGGTAGTCGAACAGGCGTCCGGCGTAGCCGGGCAGGTCGTCGGCGGTGAACGGCACCTCGGCCAGCAGCGTGCCGATGTGGGTGTCGAGCACCGCCTCGAACAGCCCTTCCTTGTTGCCGAAGTACGCATAGACCAGCGCCTTGTTGGCCTGGGCTGCCACGGCGATGCGTTCGATGCGCGCGCCGGCGATGCCGTGCGTGGCGAACTCGTCGGTGGCGGCTCGCAGCAGGCGGGCCTTGGTGGCTTCGGGATCGCGGGGGCTCACCGGGCCAGCGTAACTAACTAACCGTTTATTTAGTTAGTGATGCTGCCCACCCGGATGTGATCAAACGGTCGATGTCTTCGGTTAGAGTTCGAGAGGTGGCGGGGAAGGAACGGGAGCGCCTGGCGCAGGCCGACTCGGGTGAGCAGCCGTGGCGCGCCTGGGGTCCCTACCTGGCCGAGCGTGCCTGGGGCACGGTCCGCGAGGACTACAGCGAGCACGGCACCGCCTGGGACTACTTCCCGCACGACCACGCCCGCTCGCGCGCCTACCGCTGGAACGACGACGGCATGGCCGGGCTCTGCGACGACCGCCAGACGTTCTGCTTCGCCCTCGCCCTGTGGAACGGGCGCGACCCGATCCTCAAGGAGCGGATGTTCGGCCTCGGCGGCGACGGCGGCAACCACGGCGAGGACGCCAAGGAATACTGGTGGTATCAGGACTCCACGCCCACCCACTCCTGGATGACCTGGCGGTACCACTACCCGCAGGCCCCTTTCCCGTACGACGAACTGGTCGCGGTCAACGGCCGGCGCTCCCGCGACGAGCCGGAGTACGAGCTGGTGGACACCGGGGTCTTCGACGACGACCGGTTCTGGGCGGTGACCGTCGACTACGCCAAGGCCGGCCCGCGCGACGTGTGCATCCGGATCACCGTCGCCAACCGCGGCCCGGACGAGGCGACCCTGCACGTGCTGCCGACACTGTGGTTCCGCAACACCTGGTCGTGGGGGCTGCCCGGACGCGCGGCGCCGGTGCTGACCGGCACCCCGGGGCGGCTGGTCGGCGCGCACCGCAGCCTGACTCACCTGGAACTGCGCGGCGAGGGCGAGCCGGACGCGCTGGTCTGCGACAACGAGACCAATTCGCAGCGGCTCTGGGGTCAGCCGGGCACCAGCATCTACCCCAAGGACGGCATCAACGACTTCGTGGTGTCCGGTGCGCCGACGGTCAACCCCGCCGGCGTGGGCACCAAGGGCGCGCTGCATTACCAGGTGACCCTGGGGCCGGGGGAGACCCGCGAGATCCGGCTACGGCTGGCGGAGTCCGACGCACCCGCAGAGCTTGATCTTGCCGAGGGTCACGCGGACGTCGTCGCACAGCGAAAGAGCGAAGCCGACGAGTTCTTCGCCGAGCTGATCCCGGCCGCGGCCGGCGCCGAGGAGGCAGCGGTCGCGCGGCAGGGCGTCGCGGGGCTGATGTGGGGCAAGCAGTTCTACCACTTCGACGTGCAGCAGTGGTTGCGGGGCGACCCGGGATCCGCACCGCCGCCACCCGGCCGCCGCTACGGGCGCAACAACGCCTGGTGGCACATGAACAGCTTCGACGTCATCTCCATGCCGGACCCCTGGGAATACCCCTGGTACGCGGCGTGGGACCTGGCGTTCCACTGTGTCTCCATCGCGCGGGTCGACCCCGGGTTCGCCAAGTCGCAGCTGCTGCTGTTGCTGCGCGAGTGGTACATGCACCCCAACGGGCAGATCCCGGCGTACGAGTGGGCCTTCGGCGACGTGAACCCGCCGGTGCACGCCTGGGCCGCGCTGCGGGTGTTCGAGATCGACGGCGGCCACGACCACGACTTCCTCGCCCGGATCATGCACAAGCTGCTGCTCAACTTCACCTGGTGGGTCAACCGCAAGGACGTGGGCGGCAACAACGTGTTCGAGGGCGGTTTCCTCGGGCTGGACAACGTCGGCCCGTTCGACCGCTCGGCCGCGCTGCCCGTCGCCGGCGTGCTCGAGCAGTCCGACGGCACCGGGTGGATGGCCATGTACGCGCTCAACCTGCTCGACATGTCGATCCGGCTGGCCCTGCACGACCGCACGTACGAGGACATGGCGACGAAGTTCTTCGAGCATTTCGCGTACATCGCCGAGGCCGCTTACCGGCAGGGGCTCTGGGACGAGGAGGACTGCTTCTTCTACGACGTGCTGCGGCTGCCCGACGGGCACC includes:
- a CDS encoding response regulator transcription factor, which translates into the protein MIKVLLADDQALVRAGFRALIDAEPDLEVVAEAGDGLEAVRAAVRTLPDVVLMDIRMPGVDGLEATRRIAADATLAGTRVVILTTFELDEYVFEALRTGASGFLVKDTEPVDLLRGIRAVAAGDALLSPSVTRRVIGEFATPGARGRSATPPAGIEQRLGQLTDREREVMVLVGEGLSNDEIAARLVISPATAKTHVSRTMLKLGARDRAQLVVLAYEAGLIRPGWLS
- a CDS encoding metal-dependent hydrolase; this encodes MMGPSHALSGAAVWLAGSWALDFFAGYEQSPLAVAIGTTVCAGGALLPDLDLSGKVTRNQGGATVARTFGVLSLFLAEVIEKISLGIYTATKLSRDPRRNNGHRTFTHTLPFAALVGWGTTSLATAYGKWAVVGIVFFMAGLGLRGLFDEWAERAGWVIVTLSAAVIAWFTAANLPGERGYPMLGFAVAVGCVVHLFGDMITKNGVPILWPIPINRRMWRMIGIPNRIAVQVGGKTETVVLRTIFTVIAILAVAGMFAPHVLHQFNLDKIAAEP
- a CDS encoding SDR family NAD(P)-dependent oxidoreductase; translation: MTTRTWLITGASRGLGRAIATAVLANGDNLVATARRPAHLPFDGPQVRTVALDVTDPAAARAAVDVAVKEFGRLDVVVNNAGYADSAPVEEMPDDVFRAQIEANLFGVVNVTRAALPVLRAQRSGLLLQISSVGGRVGGSAGIAAYQAAKFGVEGFSLALAKEVEPLGIRTVIVEPGSFRTDWGGASMDIAASGPDYRESVGFMHRYRAEAVGKEPGDPARAARLLVQLPDLPELPQRLLLGSDAARITEAAEQAWLTETRTWAPVSAATDFTSDADLDITKLLAA
- a CDS encoding sensor histidine kinase, giving the protein MPPYPSGPFPAGPFPPGRHPSGPFPPRRRRPHDRAAAPAFIALGFHLFGNAKEAAALAHPADVIAVVLLFIGPLALMWRRRAHLLVLILAAAASIGYATMLPPSWTFAVAPVIALHAAVKAGRGRAAAPIAAAGYLGYLTVTWFLAEPLGVGEASRASLRIAILTALGLLLTMFIGEASRSRAAYLRELSRTATERARAHEEQEKRQASDERLRIARELHDVLGHHLSLINVQAGVGLHLMESRPEQAREALTTIKTASAEALREVRAVLDALRPDQEAAPRQPALGLDRLSDLTSDAGFPVTVDITGERRPLPSEVDRAAYRIVQEALTNVRRHALASSVRVAIAFTPAELCLSVCNDGTARPAATDDGSSAGTGIAGMRARAETLGGTLRAGPRPEGGYLVEALLPIDPTGRHPAGASRDGEEVA
- a CDS encoding glucosidase, encoding MSSVRVREVAGKERERLAQADSGEQPWRAWGPYLAERAWGTVREDYSEHGTAWDYFPHDHARSRAYRWNDDGMAGLCDDRQTFCFALALWNGRDPILKERMFGLGGDGGNHGEDAKEYWWYQDSTPTHSWMTWRYHYPQAPFPYDELVAVNGRRSRDEPEYELVDTGVFDDDRFWAVTVDYAKAGPRDVCIRITVANRGPDEATLHVLPTLWFRNTWSWGLPGRAAPVLTGTPGRLVGAHRSLTHLELRGEGEPDALVCDNETNSQRLWGQPGTSIYPKDGINDFVVSGAPTVNPAGVGTKGALHYQVTLGPGETREIRLRLAESDAPAELDLAEGHADVVAQRKSEADEFFAELIPAAAGAEEAAVARQGVAGLMWGKQFYHFDVQQWLRGDPGSAPPPPGRRYGRNNAWWHMNSFDVISMPDPWEYPWYAAWDLAFHCVSIARVDPGFAKSQLLLLLREWYMHPNGQIPAYEWAFGDVNPPVHAWAALRVFEIDGGHDHDFLARIMHKLLLNFTWWVNRKDVGGNNVFEGGFLGLDNVGPFDRSAALPVAGVLEQSDGTGWMAMYALNLLDMSIRLALHDRTYEDMATKFFEHFAYIAEAAYRQGLWDEEDCFFYDVLRLPDGHRMPLKARSIVGLLPLAATTRLTAGTLNRLPELSARLRWMLANQPDYGDVISARRLSRDGGQQRLLSMVGQDQLLRILARMLDPEEFLSPYGLRTLSRSHLEKPFTVSLGGSDFTVGYEPAESTSGLFGGNSNWRGPIWMPTNYLLIEALREFAAFYGDDLMVEYPTGSATKCSLTKVADDLSRRLISLFVPDSRGRRPIYGANELFQTHPDWKDLIAFPEYFHGDNGAGLGAWHQTGWTALVVDLILTLHQR
- a CDS encoding NUDIX domain-containing protein encodes the protein MPASDYVKDLRAKVGHELIMFPSVSAVVLNDRGEILLGQRSDNLRWSLPAGLMDPGEQPAEAIAREVLEETAVQITVERLAGVVLHEVVYGNGDRCHMVNMWFRCHALGGEARVNDSESVAVGWFALDALPPDLNPFSHHRIRTALDDTLPAWFAQPGELPPGIAQPAGT
- a CDS encoding DUF1707 domain-containing protein — protein: MNDATWSGPHRLRTSDNEREQVATILRAAMAEGRLTLEEGEERLAGAYAATFRDELTPLTADLPHGGRQALRETPQARAATRREVRRHVSFVAVFAAFLTGLWLLSGAHFFWPAIPLTFLVIGLVRHIRYGRTGHRYHHYHRLAP
- a CDS encoding MarR family winged helix-turn-helix transcriptional regulator; translated protein: MSDAVDIDPLELEQQVCFALSVAARGVVAVYRPLLEPMGLTHPQYLVMLALWQHAPLSVRKLSALLQLDPGTLSPLLKRLESIGYLRRERDQNDERSLAVTLTPKGQALREEALRIPPAVVDRLGLPLDELKSLHAALTRVIAAAK
- a CDS encoding TetR family transcriptional regulator is translated as MSPRDPEATKARLLRAATDEFATHGIAGARIERIAVAAQANKALVYAYFGNKEGLFEAVLDTHIGTLLAEVPFTADDLPGYAGRLFDYLLDHPHQLRLATWHRMEQGADKRNPAELNSSLEHNAQLIAAAQQQGAVPATFSPADLLVFTLALSSAWMPGSPTAMPRAAIAGHRAAVVEAVRRLVSPVQGDPS